In one Amaranthus tricolor cultivar Red isolate AtriRed21 chromosome 8, ASM2621246v1, whole genome shotgun sequence genomic region, the following are encoded:
- the LOC130821778 gene encoding uncharacterized protein LOC130821778, protein MKRQMWWGLKNKILAQDSIKLKSKERGSGGQRKQDLELRVGTWNIGTLEAKSLELINELSKYRILVACVQETRWKGKKAKGIKGYKLWYAGMDGRNNEVGILVPNDILKQLVEVRRCNDRIILVRIVVGEEIIAIVNAYGPQLGLDEQVKCEFRDKLGDLMRTIPENEKFFLGGDFNGHIGRDARNYNSIHSGFGLGARNESGENLLAFALAKELVIANSIFRKKDEHLTTCKSGGHVTQVDYFLVRKGDRTSCLDCKVVLGTEMSTQHRLLVLFFRMRKKIVEKKVNFRGQIMWERLKGNMATTLSNKINLSGFSR, encoded by the exons ATGAAAAGGCAAATGTGGTGGGGACTCAAGAACAAAATTTTGGCACAAGATTCCATCAAATTGAA GTCCAAGGAGAGGGGGTCAGGGGGACAACGTAAGCAGGATCTAGAATTAAGAGTGGGGACTTGGAACATAGGAACTCTAGAAGCCAAGTCATTGGAGTTGATCAATGAGCTCTCTAAATACAGGATTCTCGTAGCATGTGTTCAAGAGACTAGGTGGAAGGGGAAAAAAGCAAAAGGTATTAAAGGATATAAGTTGTGGTATGCAGGTATGGACGGCAGAAATAACGAGGTTGGCATTCTAGTGCCTAATGATATCCTAAAGCAATTGGTTGAAGTAAGGAGATGTAATGACAGAATCATACTAGTTAGGATAGTAGTGGGGGAAGAGATCATAGCCATTGTCAATGCGTACGGGCCCCAACTTGGCCTCGACGAGCAGGTGAAGTGCGAGTTCAGGGATAAACTAGGAGATCTCATGAGAACTATCCCGGAAAACGAGAAATTTTTCTTAGGAGGAGACTTTAACGGACATATAGGTAGAGATGCACGCAACTATAACTCGATACATAGTGGGTTTGGTTTGGGGGCAAGGAATGAGAGTGGGGAGAATTTGCTGGCTTTTGCGCTAGCAAAAGAATTGGTTATAGCAAACtcgatctttagaaagaaagatgagcaTTTGACCACATGTAAGAGCGGGGGGCATGTAACCCAAGTTGACTATTTCCTAGTGCGCAAGGGAGATCGAACCTCATGCTTAGACTGTAAAGTAGTGTTGGGTACAGAGATGTCCACCCAACACAGGCTTTTAGTACTGTTTttcaggatgaggaagaaaattGTAGAGAAGAAGGTCAATTTCAGGGGACAGATCATGTGGGAGAGACTCAAAGGGAATATGGCCACAACCCTGTCAAACAAGATAAATTTATCGGGCTTCTCAAGATAG
- the LOC130820632 gene encoding F-box only protein 6: MEQEFAMLRQLLSQFHQLSQLYGFHTTPFHTLPHPLLSESTPRCCFLNLDDNLVDENCSSVIMAADKPELLKMVDPYKPPPTKKSRKERNLGKRAKSSKPSEYMNQELWKELPEDLLEAVVARLPIATFFRFRSVCQKWNSLLTSRSFSEHCAQVFQAQPWFYTITHENVNTGAIYDPSGKKWRHPTVPSLPPKVILLPVASAGGLVCFLDIGHRYFYICNPLTQSWKELPPRSVKVWSRVAVGMIQYGNLSNRGYKILWFGRDGEYEIYDSLKNSWERSGKFPSGIKLPLALNFRSHTVSIDTTIHFMCSEPEGIVSYDMVSGTWKQFVIPNPPNSTDHNLAECGGRIFLVGLLTKNAATCVCIWELQKMTLLWKEVDRMPNVWCLEFYGKHVRMTCLGNKSLLMLSLRSRQMNRIVTYDVAKREWLKLPNCVLSRGRKRQWIACGTAFYPCLTTVP; encoded by the exons ATGGAACAAGAATTTGCCATGCTCAGACAGCTTCTTTCTCAGTTTCATCAACTTTCTCAACTTTACGGCTTTCATACGACACCGTTTCATACTCTTCCCCACCCTCTTCTCTCTGAATCTACGCCCAG ATGCTGTTTCCTTAATCTGGATGACAATCTTGTGGATGAAAACTGCAGTAGTGTTATTATGGCTGCTGATAAACCCGAGCTTTTAAAAATGGTCGATCCTTATAAGCCACCGCCAACTAAGAAATCTCGAAAAGAACGAAATCTTGGAAAACGTGCTAAATCCTCAAAGCCTTCTGAATACATGAATCAGGAACTCTGGAAGGAATTACCTGAAGATCTGTTGGAGGCAGTTGTTGCTAGACTTCCGATCGCTACGTTCTTCCGTTTCCGATCGGTGTGTCAGAAATGGAATTCCTTGCTTACTTCACGTAGCTTCTCGGAACACTGTGCCCAAGTGTTTCAAGCCCAACCTTGGTTTTACACCATCACTCATGAAAATGTGAACACGGGGGCCATTTATGATCCTTCCGGTAAGAAATGGCGTCATCCGACTGTCCCGTCACTACCTCCAAAGGTTATCCTTCTGCCAGTTGCTTCTGCTGGGGGTCTTGTTTGTTTTCTCGATATAGGTCATCGGTACTTCTACATATGTAACCCACTAACCCAGTCTTGGAAGGAGCTCCCTCCAAGATCCGTCAAGGTCTGGTCCCGAGTTGCTGTTGGTATGATCCAATACGGAAATTTATCTAACAGGGGTTATAAGATACTATGGTTTGGCCGTGATGGTGAATATGAAATTTATGATTCTCTGAAGAATTCGTGGGAACGCTCAGGGAAATTTCCCTCGGGAATCAAGCTTCCACTTGCGCTGAATTTCAGATCACACACAGTGTCAATCGATACCACAATTCACTTTATGTGTTCTGAACCGGAAGGGATTGTGTCCTACGATATGGTGAGCGGGACTTGGAAGCAGTTCGTCATCCCAAACCCGCCAAACTCGACTGACCACAACCTTGCAGAGTGTGGAGGCCGAATCTTTCTGGTGGGGTTGCTGACAAAGAATGCCGCCACTTGTGTGTGCATATGGGAGCTTCAGAAGATGACGCTCTTGTGGAAGGAGGTTGACAGAATGCCAAATGTCTGGTGCTTGGAATTTTACGGAAAGCACGTGCGGATGACTTGTTTGGGCAACAAGAGTTTGCTCATGCTGTCGCTGCGATCTCGACAAATGAACCGAATTGTCACCTATGATGTGGCAAAACGGGAGTGGCTGAAGCTACCTAATTGTGTTCTTTCGCGTGGGCGGAAACGACAATGGATTGCTTGTGGAACTGCTTTTTACCCTTGCCTTACGACAGTTCCTTGA
- the LOC130820633 gene encoding nuclear transport factor 2B, with protein MDPDAVAKAFVEHYYSTFDANRQGLANLYQDSSMLTFEGQKIQGTQNITAKLTSLPFQQCKHIISTVDCQPSGGTGGMLVFVSGNLQLAGEQHALKFSQMFHLMPTPQGSFYVHNDIFRLNYA; from the exons ATGGATCCAGATGCAGTTGCAAAGGCATTCGTCGAACACTACTACTCAACTTTCGATGCAAATCGTCAAGGATTAGCAAATTTGTATCAAGATTCATCCATGTTGACCTTCGAAGGGCAGAAGATTCAAGGTACTCAGAACATTACCGCCAAACTCACTAGTCTTCCATTTCAGCAATGTAAACACATCATTTCTACCGTCGATTGCCAGCCTTCTGGTGGTACTGGTGGTATGCTTGTTTTCGTTTCTGGTAATCTTCAACTTGCTGGCGAACAACATGCTCTTAAGTTCAGTCAG ATGTTTCATTTGATGCCAACACCGCAGGGAAGCTTTTATGTGCACAATGACATTTTCCGGCTGAATTATGCTTGA
- the LOC130820634 gene encoding uncharacterized protein LOC130820634 has product MTTSRRLADRKNQKFQKNVTRRGAVPETTVKKGNDYPVGPVLLGFFVFVVIGSSLFQIIRTATSGGMA; this is encoded by the exons atg ACTACCTCAAGACGCCTTGCTGATAGGAAGAACCAAAAGTTCCAGAAGAACGTCACAAGGAGGGGCGCTGTTCCCGAGACAACTGTCAAGAAGGGTAACGACTACCCAGTTGGTCCCGTTCTTTTGGGGTTCTTCGTATTTGTTGTCATTGGCTCCT CTCTGTTCCAGATTATCAGGACTGCCACAAGTGGAGGAATGGCTTAA